A section of the Leptospira terpstrae serovar Hualin str. LT 11-33 = ATCC 700639 genome encodes:
- the secD gene encoding protein translocase subunit SecD: MQSYRLLILPFLILAVSFTILYPNFAYRSLKIVVREDVYALPEADQKVLVNALFERWAKDYGKASGWTIEPQDTLPPKENPFYIVKGRFITSAKINQISQENQSLVSESKNKLEPTWIEETIRGGKSLSIKLGLDLQGGMRVVLKGDFDDYTSKLKDLYAKELTELKLTLNNPAAKPEDKEKAKSRLTEIESSFDLSPMRKIVELEKAKMIIDNRLTTQNLTEPQVRIQKEQDAIEVSLPGVSNSAAILEILQNTETVEYRLEEPTPFVYKGQIADSERRMMDLGKRENTDIYLFQELVKNKAGKKAQDAFLEGLEKKYNIPKDFKVYAMWARGNSAKSALLPRSFVVLERKIALSGNDMTNAQPSYNSNSYGWMVSFTLTPNGAEKFFDLTSQNRGRNLAIVWGDKVISNPVINDPIAGGRAEISGSFSEQEAIRLANVISEGALPIPLSVLEMRFIGPTLGIESIEVGVKAVAIGFFLVMVYMIFYYRLGGFIADLSLLVNIIILAALLTLMDFTLTLPGIAGIILTAGMAVDANVIIYERIREEIEEGRALSIAVTRGFENAFWTIMDANVTTLIAGILMIRLGNGPIKGFAITLCWGIVTTLFTSLFLSRLFMELTVNRIGIHHLNLRPFFFGKKETTNA, translated from the coding sequence TTGCAATCGTATCGACTATTGATTCTTCCTTTTTTGATTCTGGCGGTTTCCTTTACAATTTTGTATCCGAACTTTGCCTATCGCAGTTTAAAGATCGTTGTAAGAGAAGATGTGTATGCACTTCCCGAAGCTGATCAAAAAGTTTTGGTAAACGCACTCTTTGAACGTTGGGCAAAAGATTACGGTAAAGCTTCTGGTTGGACGATCGAACCACAAGACACTCTCCCTCCCAAAGAAAATCCGTTTTATATTGTTAAAGGAAGATTTATTACTTCCGCAAAAATTAACCAAATTTCTCAAGAGAACCAATCACTTGTTAGCGAATCTAAAAACAAACTGGAGCCAACTTGGATTGAAGAAACCATTCGTGGTGGTAAGTCTTTATCGATTAAATTGGGTCTCGACTTACAAGGCGGTATGCGGGTTGTTCTTAAAGGAGATTTTGATGATTATACATCCAAACTCAAAGACCTCTATGCCAAAGAGTTGACTGAACTCAAACTAACGTTAAATAATCCTGCCGCAAAACCAGAAGATAAAGAAAAGGCTAAATCAAGACTTACTGAAATTGAGTCTAGTTTTGACCTTTCTCCCATGCGTAAGATTGTAGAGTTGGAAAAAGCAAAGATGATTATCGACAATCGTCTTACTACGCAAAACCTAACAGAACCGCAAGTTCGTATCCAAAAAGAACAAGATGCCATTGAAGTATCGCTTCCTGGTGTTTCGAATTCTGCTGCCATCTTAGAAATTTTACAAAACACAGAAACGGTTGAGTATCGTTTGGAAGAACCAACACCTTTTGTTTACAAGGGTCAAATTGCCGATAGCGAACGTCGGATGATGGATTTGGGCAAACGAGAAAACACTGATATCTATCTTTTCCAAGAACTCGTAAAAAACAAAGCCGGGAAAAAAGCACAGGATGCGTTTTTAGAAGGTTTGGAAAAAAAATATAATATCCCTAAAGACTTTAAAGTGTATGCGATGTGGGCTCGGGGAAATTCTGCAAAGTCTGCTCTCCTTCCTCGTAGTTTCGTAGTATTGGAACGTAAAATTGCTCTTTCTGGCAATGATATGACCAATGCCCAACCATCTTATAATTCCAATTCGTATGGATGGATGGTTAGTTTTACTCTGACTCCCAATGGCGCTGAGAAATTTTTTGATCTTACTTCCCAAAATCGTGGACGTAACCTAGCGATTGTTTGGGGAGATAAAGTGATTTCCAATCCAGTCATTAATGATCCGATTGCTGGTGGTCGTGCTGAAATTTCGGGAAGTTTTTCCGAACAAGAAGCCATCCGTTTGGCAAACGTAATTTCAGAAGGTGCACTTCCTATTCCTTTATCAGTTTTGGAAATGCGATTCATTGGACCGACACTAGGAATTGAGTCGATTGAAGTGGGTGTAAAAGCCGTTGCCATTGGATTCTTTTTAGTAATGGTATATATGATATTCTATTACAGGTTAGGTGGGTTTATTGCTGACCTTTCATTGTTAGTGAATATCATTATCTTGGCTGCACTTCTTACACTTATGGACTTTACGTTAACACTTCCAGGTATTGCAGGGATCATTTTAACTGCGGGTATGGCTGTAGATGCAAACGTGATTATCTATGAAAGGATTCGAGAAGAAATAGAAGAGGGCCGAGCACTTTCGATTGCCGTCACTCGTGGTTTCGAAAACGCTTTCTGGACCATTATGGATGCAAACGTCACCACACTCATTGCGGGAATTCTAATGATTCGTCTTGGAAATGGACCGATCAAAGGTTTTGCGATTACACTTTGTTGGGGTATCGTGACTACTCTTTTCACATCACTTTTCCTTTCACGTTTATTTATGGAACTAACAGTGAATCGAATTGGCATTCACCACTTGAATTTAAGACCTTTCTTCTTTGGGAAAAAGGAGACTACAAATGCATAA
- a CDS encoding SRP-less Sec system protein, producing the protein MKHLFLISLTFCFSISLFSQEGLDFLDKVNDKPKSTTTKPKEEAVTTTTKKQTTVVTTTAPVTGKKKRSKKKSKQNQLATTESLPQNTNLAANPNANTAVTDKSLPNLEKQTAVLEEEEVVPNGLWMDSNVSVEPSGLPGFSADLKVGKIEGSNPTPNFTSNKETGKSLFNFSDFFAKYKKAMMILGIIILFAFYRLRSARPGSSSRSYRR; encoded by the coding sequence ATGAAACATCTCTTCTTAATTTCCCTAACCTTCTGTTTTTCGATCTCCCTCTTTTCGCAAGAGGGATTGGATTTTTTAGATAAGGTCAATGACAAACCTAAATCTACTACCACCAAACCGAAAGAAGAAGCTGTCACTACCACAACAAAAAAACAAACAACAGTTGTGACTACGACTGCACCAGTTACGGGAAAAAAGAAGAGATCTAAAAAGAAATCCAAACAAAACCAACTCGCAACGACGGAATCTCTTCCGCAAAACACCAATTTGGCTGCCAATCCGAATGCAAATACTGCAGTAACGGATAAATCCTTACCTAATTTGGAAAAACAAACTGCGGTGTTAGAGGAAGAGGAAGTAGTTCCCAATGGATTGTGGATGGATTCCAATGTGTCCGTGGAACCATCAGGACTTCCTGGTTTTTCTGCTGATTTGAAAGTAGGAAAAATTGAAGGTTCCAATCCAACACCAAATTTTACCTCAAACAAAGAAACGGGAAAATCACTGTTTAATTTCTCTGATTTTTTTGCTAAATATAAAAAAGCGATGATGATCCTTGGGATTATCATACTCTTTGCTTTTTACAGACTTAGATCTGCTCGCCCGGGATCTAGCAGTCGTTCTTATAGAAGATAA
- the yajC gene encoding preprotein translocase subunit YajC, giving the protein MLNFNFLTPDILILAQEEGAKSSLQSLIIIPIMLVAMYFLVILPNKKEEKKRKEMITNLQKGDNVVTNSGLHGKIVEFKDNNETVVLSVAANTNITFETSAILKKKA; this is encoded by the coding sequence ATGCTCAATTTTAATTTTTTAACACCAGATATCCTAATCCTTGCCCAAGAAGAGGGTGCAAAGTCGTCTCTACAGTCACTCATCATCATTCCGATTATGTTAGTTGCCATGTATTTTCTCGTGATTCTTCCGAACAAAAAAGAAGAGAAGAAACGTAAAGAGATGATCACCAATCTCCAAAAAGGGGACAATGTTGTGACCAATAGTGGTCTCCATGGTAAGATTGTTGAGTTCAAAGACAATAACGAAACTGTTGTTTTGAGTGTTGCTGCGAACACAAACATCACATTTGAAACTAGTGCTATTCTGAAGAAGAAAGCCTAA
- the trpD gene encoding anthranilate phosphoribosyltransferase, whose amino-acid sequence MTVPTIKEILGQVVSGHHLVDSHAEHFLSEVMDGKVTEPVLASFLTAMKMKGETTDELYGFVRAMRHHAIRPSKKFDFDFLDTCGTGGDGKGTLNVSTLSALTLASLGFKVAKHGNRSVSSLSGSSDILSGLGYKLDQSTADSESEFLRTGFVFLFAPAWHPAMKYAGPVRSALGFRTFFNLIGPLSNPFSPSHQMVGVYDKSLCLPMAEILGRLGSKRAIVCHSQDGLDEFSIFEGTDYAYFDGKDTKELAFHPKELGLNSKELDRNTVFSSSKEGAESLFRAVLDPKESTGGTAMVALNAGVAMFLLGAVNDIRTGYETAKGAILEKKVLRFVRETLNLT is encoded by the coding sequence ATGACCGTTCCCACAATTAAGGAGATCCTCGGACAAGTAGTTTCCGGACACCACTTGGTCGACAGTCACGCAGAACATTTTTTAAGTGAGGTGATGGATGGGAAAGTCACTGAGCCTGTTCTTGCCTCTTTTCTCACTGCTATGAAGATGAAAGGGGAAACTACGGACGAATTGTACGGATTTGTTCGGGCCATGCGTCACCATGCCATTCGACCTTCTAAAAAATTTGATTTTGATTTTTTAGACACTTGTGGGACGGGAGGAGATGGGAAAGGGACATTGAATGTATCCACACTTTCTGCCCTCACTTTGGCAAGCCTTGGATTTAAGGTTGCCAAACATGGAAACCGGTCTGTCTCCTCCCTTTCCGGGAGTTCTGATATTCTTTCAGGTTTAGGATACAAGTTAGATCAGTCTACGGCAGATTCAGAATCAGAGTTTCTCCGCACAGGATTTGTGTTTTTGTTTGCTCCGGCATGGCATCCGGCAATGAAGTATGCAGGACCTGTTCGTTCCGCACTCGGATTTCGCACTTTTTTCAATTTGATCGGGCCTCTTTCGAATCCATTTTCACCTTCGCACCAAATGGTGGGTGTCTATGACAAATCACTTTGTCTGCCTATGGCGGAAATTTTGGGAAGGCTTGGTTCCAAACGTGCGATTGTTTGCCATTCCCAGGATGGATTGGATGAATTTTCTATCTTTGAAGGGACTGATTATGCCTATTTTGATGGAAAAGATACCAAGGAATTGGCATTCCATCCTAAGGAATTGGGCTTAAATTCTAAGGAATTGGACAGAAATACAGTGTTCTCCTCTTCGAAAGAAGGAGCGGAATCACTCTTTCGAGCTGTTCTCGATCCAAAGGAATCAACAGGTGGGACTGCCATGGTCGCTCTAAACGCAGGGGTGGCCATGTTTTTACTCGGAGCCGTGAATGATATACGAACAGGGTACGAAACGGCGAAAGGGGCGATCCTCGAGAAAAAAGTTCTCCGATTCGTTCGTGAAACATTGAATTTAACATAA
- the pgsA gene encoding CDP-diacylglycerol--glycerol-3-phosphate 3-phosphatidyltransferase has translation MEDWKTIANIPNLLTVLRVLALPFFIFALFQKEWEYQIFAFVLFALASLTDLVDGYLARKWNQQTEFGKFLDPLADKFLVIGCFVTFLFIHEPIEVWMVVLIIARDMLITFLRYIAVRSGKSLRTTMMGKVKTAFQMGAILMILVVFMLISGKRRAMINETYAMGKLAGYSTFEVASQHANEFGALVRTSESLSFKDFFDSIASFVPYFGMLFTTLITVISGLRYIVTNYQLLTFSNLKRIFYDRSHN, from the coding sequence GTGGAAGATTGGAAAACCATTGCCAATATTCCGAACTTACTTACCGTTCTTCGGGTTCTCGCACTTCCTTTTTTTATCTTTGCTCTTTTCCAAAAAGAATGGGAATACCAAATTTTTGCTTTTGTTCTCTTTGCACTTGCTTCCCTCACGGATCTAGTGGATGGATATTTGGCACGGAAGTGGAACCAACAAACAGAATTTGGAAAGTTCCTGGATCCTTTGGCAGATAAGTTTTTAGTCATCGGTTGTTTTGTCACTTTTTTGTTCATCCACGAACCTATCGAAGTTTGGATGGTGGTTCTTATCATCGCACGAGATATGCTTATCACCTTTCTTCGTTATATTGCCGTTCGTTCTGGTAAAAGCCTTCGCACCACAATGATGGGAAAAGTCAAAACTGCTTTCCAGATGGGTGCCATCCTTATGATTTTAGTTGTCTTTATGTTAATCTCTGGCAAAAGACGAGCCATGATTAATGAAACCTATGCTATGGGAAAACTTGCAGGATACTCTACATTTGAAGTGGCTTCCCAACATGCAAATGAGTTTGGTGCGCTTGTTAGAACCTCTGAAAGTCTAAGTTTTAAAGATTTTTTTGATTCTATTGCTTCTTTTGTACCTTATTTTGGAATGTTATTTACAACACTGATCACAGTCATTTCTGGACTTCGTTATATTGTGACCAATTATCAATTGTTAACTTTCTCTAACCTAAAAAGGATTTTTTATGACCGTTCCCACAATTAA
- a CDS encoding MiaB/RimO family radical SAM methylthiotransferase translates to MPKVKEKTEETPKSFFITTLGCPKNTVDSMAMHQSLLKEGLLPAAGPEASDFHLVNTCTFIQDATKETIQTILDSIDIKKKSKQKLVVVGCFAERAGKEISDDLPEVDLHFGTGKYDKAGEILRKNFPLEFKDLTEFNADLLDRLITSKGIENYSKPYSYVKISDGCNRGCNFCIIPNLRGKYRDTDSTDVLEQTKRAVKAGSKEICLVSQDTVFYGKDTDKLLDLVRSVADVEGLELLRLLYLYPDKKTEKLLDLYKEIPKIAPYLESPLQHVSKSVLKSMNRTGEYSYFKSLFQKARDLRPELEIRTSFILGFPGETMEDVEEIIRFVEDVKPEKVNLFPYSPQEGTKGATMDGQIKDKEIARRVNLVRDAYLGTLRTIHQNRIGKIYPAVVDEVLEKGAMVRRFQDAPEIDEIVYVEDMGLKLGQFGQVRVDSFFELDMAGTWVA, encoded by the coding sequence ATGCCGAAGGTTAAGGAAAAAACCGAAGAGACACCGAAGTCGTTTTTTATCACGACTCTCGGTTGCCCTAAAAATACCGTTGATTCAATGGCGATGCACCAGTCGCTTCTAAAGGAAGGACTCCTTCCTGCGGCAGGTCCTGAAGCCAGTGATTTCCATTTAGTCAATACTTGTACTTTTATCCAAGATGCTACAAAAGAAACCATCCAAACCATTTTAGATTCTATCGATATCAAAAAGAAGAGCAAACAAAAGTTAGTGGTTGTGGGTTGTTTTGCGGAACGTGCGGGAAAAGAAATTTCCGACGATCTTCCCGAAGTGGACCTTCATTTTGGAACCGGAAAGTATGATAAAGCAGGAGAGATCCTCCGTAAAAACTTTCCCCTCGAATTCAAAGATCTAACCGAATTCAATGCTGATCTCTTGGACAGGCTTATCACTAGCAAAGGAATTGAAAACTATTCCAAACCATACTCTTATGTAAAAATTTCCGATGGCTGCAACCGAGGTTGTAACTTTTGTATCATTCCTAATTTACGAGGAAAGTATCGGGATACAGATAGTACTGATGTTTTAGAACAAACAAAACGGGCTGTCAAAGCAGGTTCGAAAGAGATTTGTCTTGTATCGCAAGACACTGTGTTTTATGGAAAGGATACGGATAAACTTTTGGATTTGGTTCGTTCTGTGGCCGATGTGGAAGGACTCGAACTCTTAAGACTTCTTTATCTTTACCCTGACAAAAAAACAGAAAAGTTACTAGATCTTTATAAAGAAATTCCTAAAATTGCCCCGTATTTGGAAAGCCCTTTACAACATGTTTCCAAATCCGTTTTAAAATCGATGAACCGAACGGGCGAATATTCATACTTTAAATCATTATTCCAAAAAGCACGCGACCTCCGCCCTGAATTGGAAATTCGCACTTCCTTTATTCTTGGTTTCCCTGGAGAGACAATGGAGGATGTGGAAGAGATCATTCGGTTTGTCGAAGATGTAAAACCAGAAAAGGTAAATCTATTTCCTTATTCCCCACAAGAAGGAACAAAGGGTGCGACGATGGATGGCCAAATTAAGGACAAAGAAATTGCACGCCGAGTGAACTTGGTGCGTGATGCCTATCTTGGAACTTTAAGAACCATCCACCAAAATCGAATTGGAAAAATCTATCCTGCCGTCGTGGATGAAGTATTAGAAAAAGGAGCCATGGTTCGTCGTTTCCAAGATGCTCCTGAAATTGATGAAATTGTCTATGTGGAAGATATGGGTTTGAAACTGGGCCAATTCGGTCAGGTTCGTGTGGACTCTTTCTTTGAATTAGATATGGCAGGGACTTGGGTGGCATAG
- a CDS encoding helix-turn-helix domain-containing protein, whose product MNTKRVGQIIREAREDKKLSVKDVAKETNIAAKYIIALETEDYSQFPAETFALGFLKNYASYLKLDSAMLLNLYRGEQIEESQAPLEELTRPTTTPFSLDRNKIISLVSLFLFVISAYIIYISFEDSGSGSMDEETTEVGSTVETVASSDIPSGINFVSQSVPENASVPFILTEDRGVSFSVNNQQCKMFIKGVSNGKANLGFNIFPEKNVYFFQTAEGEETILSYRIEELTSLRRDIRVVTQAVTEKSAKVLVTLKEEREGAAVKSPVGDVPIQVTLFFSKPSYVEFVLDGQMGERGLVSAGEVKHLEARDRLEIKVGDGGAVEMVQNGKERSVLGKPGKLVKKIFIRKPNPYDSTQSIIGELGE is encoded by the coding sequence TTGAACACAAAACGAGTCGGTCAAATCATACGAGAAGCGAGAGAAGATAAAAAACTCTCTGTCAAAGATGTAGCCAAAGAAACAAATATTGCAGCCAAGTACATCATCGCTTTAGAAACAGAAGATTATTCTCAATTCCCCGCAGAAACCTTTGCTCTTGGATTTTTAAAAAACTACGCCAGTTATTTAAAATTAGATTCTGCCATGTTACTGAATCTTTATCGGGGAGAACAAATAGAAGAATCACAAGCCCCTCTGGAAGAACTCACTCGTCCGACAACAACTCCTTTCAGTTTAGATCGCAATAAAATCATAAGCCTTGTTTCCCTTTTCCTTTTTGTGATCTCAGCATACATTATCTACATTAGTTTTGAAGATTCTGGCTCTGGATCTATGGACGAGGAAACGACTGAAGTAGGTTCTACTGTTGAGACAGTTGCTAGTTCCGACATTCCATCAGGAATCAACTTTGTTTCTCAAAGTGTTCCTGAAAACGCGAGTGTACCATTTATTTTAACGGAAGACCGTGGTGTGAGTTTTAGTGTAAACAACCAACAGTGTAAGATGTTCATCAAAGGTGTTTCCAATGGAAAAGCAAACCTTGGTTTCAATATTTTTCCTGAGAAAAATGTATACTTTTTCCAAACTGCAGAAGGTGAGGAAACTATTCTTTCCTACCGTATTGAGGAACTAACTTCTCTTCGTCGTGACATCCGAGTTGTGACCCAAGCAGTTACTGAAAAGTCTGCTAAGGTTCTTGTGACACTCAAAGAAGAAAGAGAAGGGGCCGCGGTAAAATCTCCTGTGGGAGATGTGCCAATCCAAGTAACACTTTTTTTCTCGAAACCAAGTTACGTAGAATTTGTATTAGATGGTCAGATGGGAGAAAGAGGACTTGTTTCTGCAGGGGAAGTCAAACACTTAGAAGCTCGAGACAGACTTGAAATCAAAGTGGGTGACGGTGGAGCCGTAGAAATGGTTCAAAATGGAAAAGAACGATCTGTCCTTGGAAAACCAGGGAAACTTGTCAAAAAAATCTTCATTCGTAAGCCGAATCCTTATGATTCCACTCAATCCATCATTGGAGAGTTAGGCGAATAA
- a CDS encoding LolA family protein, with amino-acid sequence MKVWIGSFLLVFGVSLGAQTSPAHNWHSPSEVVKKIKKNFSDINSYSADFLIKTEDNKKEKQMRGKCFYKRPGKIRYNFAEPEGDEIVSDGKTLHIFIKRLGAVGKQDLTLDRKNTSGPIFTTNSPDGLNRLFRKYHYKFDTIEQPRSMGDTAKYFVLDLDQREKIGGFEKMKLFVDSESYLIKKAVATDGRGKVTTISFSNINFSEEIQDGVFNFHMSGNAKIVNNPLVSEN; translated from the coding sequence ATGAAAGTATGGATCGGATCTTTTTTACTTGTATTTGGGGTGTCTCTCGGTGCCCAAACAAGTCCGGCTCACAATTGGCACTCACCCTCCGAAGTGGTGAAAAAGATAAAGAAGAACTTTAGTGATATCAATTCCTATTCGGCTGATTTTCTCATCAAAACAGAAGACAACAAAAAGGAAAAACAGATGCGCGGGAAATGTTTTTACAAACGTCCCGGCAAAATCAGATACAACTTTGCAGAACCGGAAGGGGACGAAATTGTATCTGATGGAAAAACTCTTCATATCTTTATCAAGAGGTTAGGTGCTGTAGGTAAACAAGACCTAACTCTTGATCGTAAAAATACTTCGGGTCCCATCTTTACAACGAACAGTCCCGATGGCCTCAATCGTCTTTTTCGTAAATACCATTATAAATTTGATACCATCGAACAACCTCGTTCTATGGGAGATACGGCAAAATACTTTGTTTTGGATCTCGACCAACGAGAAAAGATTGGTGGGTTTGAAAAGATGAAACTTTTTGTTGATTCCGAATCTTACCTAATCAAAAAAGCAGTGGCTACCGATGGACGCGGGAAAGTAACCACAATCTCATTTTCCAATATTAATTTTTCTGAAGAAATCCAAGATGGAGTTTTCAATTTTCACATGAGCGGAAACGCTAAAATTGTAAACAACCCACTTGTATCCGAAAACTAA